In Fusobacterium hwasookii, a single window of DNA contains:
- a CDS encoding tripartite tricarboxylate transporter permease, with product MTLWLIAGAFLAAFLGGIIYSIVGIIPGTDETATMAPVTLVLVLLKVHPIILFSWTIGIMVAMQITHTIPTSMAALPGSTMAVPMVYYSSLAKRLGIPHIAMRKMAAGSLIGSIIAVPFSVIFAYLLAPLGDKISPYIGLIFTIGAVIIAYMSNARWAAVICLIPYSFLIQGFQRLSTEAVGKNLFISIFMGITIGPMISELFNILVPKMRNKQKREKPNEIWLAPDSKKKLSLYPNPFKLLTRKQNKDVIAASVVSTASFTFSPVGTTVLLGELVAGRKKELYEKVTSTVGVQDAVSNATYIGGIIIPLLAFGLPLSPVALGPAAPLFNAPPVFTVSPINNLHNYLDVWHYIVFGFIGIFGGSLLAYPVSITKARSWTEKMFKGISHEALIGSFLGLIFMLAYYEAGFIGIIIALCIGLFGGILHNIFEIHTGVQFMAYYASAWIVSHLLALV from the coding sequence ATGACTTTATGGCTTATTGCTGGTGCATTTTTAGCTGCATTTTTAGGTGGTATTATATATTCTATTGTTGGAATTATTCCTGGAACTGATGAAACAGCAACTATGGCTCCTGTAACTTTAGTACTTGTATTATTAAAAGTTCATCCTATTATATTATTTTCATGGACTATTGGAATTATGGTTGCTATGCAAATAACACATACTATTCCAACTTCAATGGCAGCATTACCAGGAAGTACAATGGCTGTCCCTATGGTTTATTATAGTTCTTTAGCAAAACGATTAGGAATACCTCATATAGCAATGAGGAAAATGGCGGCAGGATCTTTAATTGGTTCTATTATTGCAGTTCCATTTTCAGTAATTTTTGCATATCTTTTAGCTCCATTAGGAGATAAGATTAGTCCCTATATTGGTTTGATATTTACTATTGGAGCAGTTATAATAGCATATATGTCAAATGCAAGATGGGCTGCAGTTATTTGTTTAATTCCTTATTCATTTTTAATTCAAGGCTTCCAAAGATTGAGTACAGAAGCTGTTGGAAAAAATCTGTTTATTTCGATTTTTATGGGAATTACAATAGGACCAATGATTTCAGAACTATTTAATATTCTTGTTCCTAAGATGAGAAATAAACAGAAAAGAGAAAAACCAAATGAAATTTGGTTAGCTCCAGATTCTAAGAAAAAGCTTTCTTTATATCCAAATCCTTTTAAACTTCTTACAAGGAAACAAAATAAGGATGTTATAGCTGCTTCTGTTGTTAGTACAGCCTCATTTACATTCTCACCTGTTGGGACAACTGTTCTTTTAGGAGAATTAGTGGCAGGAAGAAAAAAAGAATTATATGAAAAAGTAACTTCAACTGTTGGAGTACAAGATGCAGTAAGTAATGCAACTTATATTGGAGGAATTATTATACCATTATTAGCATTTGGTTTACCTCTTAGTCCAGTAGCTTTAGGACCAGCTGCTCCATTATTTAATGCTCCTCCTGTATTTACAGTGTCTCCAATTAATAATTTACATAATTATTTAGATGTTTGGCACTATATAGTATTTGGCTTTATAGGAATATTTGGAGGAAGTTTATTAGCTTATCCAGTCTCAATAACAAAAGCAAGATCATGGACTGAAAAAATGTTTAAAGGAATTAGCCATGAAGCATTAATAGGATCATTTTTAGGATTAATATTTATGTTAGCTTACTATGAAGCAGGATTTATAGGAATTATAATAGCACTTTGTATTGGTTTATTTGGGGGAATTCTTCACAATATTTTTGAAATTCATACTGGAGTTCAATTTATGGCTTATTATGCTTCAGCTTGGATAGTTTCTCATTTATTGGCTTTGGTATAA
- a CDS encoding hydroxymethylglutaryl-CoA reductase, degradative, which produces MKKSNYSGFYKLSVEERLDEVVKFANLDKDDIENIKNTDTLDISKADNMVENVIGRFTLPMGVALNFKINDKDYIIPMVSEEASVIAAASNAAKLARSSGGFYTSNTGSIMIAQIQIVGVKDVNYTRMVIYENKEKILKICNEIDPVLVKFGGGALDIDVRVIETNFENMVILHLKVNTLDAMGANAVNTMAETVAPFIETITGGTVYLRILSNLAIERLVRARTKIKKEELGGEEVVDKIILAYTFAEADPFRATTHNKGIMNGISAVVLATGNDTRAIEAGAHAYASITGSYKPLTKWEKDNNGDLVGTLELPLALGLVGGATKIHPTAKTVVKILGVKSATELGEIVASVGLAQNLAAIKALATEGIQRGHMSLHAKNIASVAGAKGEELDRIVKKMIEDKNINLEYAKSLLKNKE; this is translated from the coding sequence ATGAAGAAAAGTAATTATTCAGGATTTTATAAATTATCAGTTGAAGAAAGATTAGATGAAGTTGTTAAGTTTGCTAATTTAGATAAAGATGATATTGAGAATATAAAAAATACAGATACTTTAGATATTTCTAAGGCTGATAATATGGTTGAGAATGTTATTGGAAGATTTACTTTACCTATGGGAGTTGCTCTAAATTTTAAAATAAATGATAAAGATTATATAATTCCAATGGTTTCAGAAGAAGCATCAGTTATTGCTGCTGCTAGTAATGCAGCAAAGTTAGCAAGATCTTCTGGAGGATTTTATACTAGTAATACAGGTTCTATTATGATAGCTCAAATCCAAATTGTTGGAGTAAAAGATGTGAATTATACTAGAATGGTAATTTATGAAAATAAAGAAAAAATTTTAAAAATATGTAATGAAATAGATCCAGTTCTTGTTAAATTTGGAGGGGGAGCATTAGATATAGATGTTAGAGTCATAGAAACAAATTTTGAAAATATGGTTATTTTACATTTAAAAGTAAATACTTTGGATGCTATGGGAGCAAATGCTGTTAATACTATGGCAGAAACAGTGGCACCATTTATTGAAACAATAACAGGAGGAACTGTATATTTAAGAATTTTATCTAATTTAGCGATTGAAAGACTAGTAAGAGCTAGAACAAAAATCAAAAAAGAAGAACTAGGAGGAGAAGAAGTAGTAGATAAAATAATATTGGCTTATACTTTTGCAGAAGCAGACCCTTTTAGAGCAACAACTCATAATAAAGGTATTATGAATGGTATATCAGCTGTAGTCCTTGCTACTGGAAATGATACTAGAGCTATAGAAGCAGGAGCCCATGCCTATGCTTCTATAACAGGAAGTTATAAACCTTTAACAAAATGGGAAAAAGATAATAATGGTGACTTGGTAGGAACACTAGAATTACCATTAGCATTAGGATTGGTTGGAGGAGCAACTAAAATACATCCTACTGCAAAAACAGTAGTAAAAATATTAGGGGTTAAGTCAGCTACTGAATTAGGTGAAATTGTAGCTTCTGTTGGTTTAGCACAAAATCTTGCAGCAATTAAAGCACTTGCAACAGAGGGGATACAAAGAGGACATATGTCTTTACATGCAAAAAATATAGCTAGTGTTGCTGGGGCAAAAGGAGAAGAACTAGATAGAATTGTAAAAAAAATGATAGAAGATAAAAATATTAATTTAGAATATGCAAAATCCCTACTAAAAAATAAGGAGTGA
- a CDS encoding AtuA-related protein yields the protein MKKMYLKDIAHGRSGDKGNISNICIYARREEDYPFLKNFLTVDRVRDHFKNIVTGEITRYVVDSLNGMNFVMKEALGGGATLSLRLDSLGKSMASALMRIEIDSELYNKYRKEGEKYEEK from the coding sequence ATGAAAAAAATGTATTTAAAAGATATTGCACATGGAAGATCAGGGGATAAAGGAAATATAAGTAATATTTGTATTTATGCTAGAAGAGAAGAAGACTATCCTTTTTTAAAAAATTTTTTAACAGTAGATAGAGTGAGAGATCATTTTAAAAATATAGTTACTGGTGAAATTACAAGGTATGTAGTTGATTCATTAAATGGGATGAATTTTGTAATGAAAGAAGCATTAGGAGGAGGAGCAACTTTATCTCTTAGATTAGATTCTTTAGGAAAATCAATGGCTTCAGCATTAATGAGAATAGAAATAGATAGTGAATTATATAATAAATATAGAAAAGAGGGAGAAAAGTATGAAGAAAAGTAA
- a CDS encoding acyclic terpene utilization AtuA family protein: MKKEVLIGGGQGFWGDSPDAAIDMVKNGNLNYLACDYLAELTMSILQRQKNKNPNTGYARDFIDLFKVIGKESYEKNIKIISNAGGVNIEEAVKQIKNIAEENKMSGYKIGYVLGDDLKEKLPELLKEGYEFINSDNGRKLIEIQDKILNANVYFGREPIIECLKGGANTVLTGRAADSALFLSPLMYEFGWRDDDYDNIARGIIVGHLLECGGQGAGGNYDYDWRIVPEMDNLGFPIASVSEDHTYITKTKTSGGLITEQSCKEQLLYEIHDPANYITPDVIADVSQAKLKEISKDKVELLGVKGKKRPDNLKLSIGYHAGYKVETYLNFAWPDAYEKAKYAAEIIMKKMKRKNLKVEDIRIDFLGLNALHLNIANMSDELVKNMNEVVMRIAIRTLTKEEAEKLIPEISPLQLNGPPGASFFGGRAKIQNVIGLWPTFIPRDIVKLTSHILEVK, from the coding sequence ATGAAAAAAGAAGTTTTAATTGGAGGAGGACAAGGTTTTTGGGGAGATAGTCCAGATGCTGCCATAGACATGGTAAAAAATGGGAATCTTAACTATCTTGCTTGTGATTATTTAGCAGAATTAACTATGTCTATATTACAGCGTCAAAAAAATAAAAATCCAAATACTGGTTATGCCCGTGATTTTATAGATTTATTTAAAGTAATAGGTAAAGAGAGCTATGAGAAAAACATTAAAATTATAAGTAATGCAGGTGGAGTTAATATAGAAGAGGCAGTAAAACAAATTAAAAATATTGCAGAAGAAAATAAAATGTCAGGATATAAGATTGGATATGTTTTAGGAGATGATTTAAAAGAAAAATTACCTGAATTATTAAAAGAAGGTTATGAATTTATAAATTCAGATAATGGTAGAAAGTTAATAGAAATACAAGATAAAATATTAAATGCTAATGTTTATTTTGGAAGAGAGCCAATTATTGAGTGTTTAAAAGGAGGTGCTAATACAGTTTTAACAGGAAGAGCAGCTGATTCAGCATTATTTTTATCACCATTAATGTATGAGTTTGGTTGGAGAGATGATGATTATGACAATATTGCTAGAGGAATTATAGTAGGGCATTTATTAGAATGTGGAGGACAGGGAGCAGGTGGAAATTATGATTATGATTGGAGAATAGTACCAGAAATGGATAATTTAGGTTTCCCAATAGCAAGTGTTTCAGAAGATCATACATATATCACCAAGACAAAAACTAGTGGAGGTTTAATTACAGAACAATCTTGTAAGGAACAACTATTATATGAAATTCATGATCCTGCTAATTATATAACACCAGATGTTATAGCTGATGTGAGTCAAGCAAAGTTAAAAGAAATTTCAAAAGATAAGGTAGAATTATTAGGAGTAAAAGGAAAGAAAAGACCAGACAATTTAAAATTATCAATAGGTTATCATGCAGGTTACAAAGTAGAAACATACCTAAATTTTGCTTGGCCAGATGCTTATGAAAAAGCTAAGTATGCAGCAGAAATTATTATGAAAAAAATGAAAAGAAAAAATTTAAAAGTTGAGGACATTAGAATAGATTTCTTAGGGCTAAATGCTCTTCATTTAAATATAGCCAATATGTCTGATGAATTAGTTAAAAATATGAATGAAGTTGTAATGAGAATAGCTATAAGAACTCTGACGAAAGAGGAAGCAGAAAAATTAATTCCTGAAATTTCTCCTTTACAATTAAATGGACCACCAGGAGCAAGCTTTTTTGGAGGAAGAGCAAAAATTCAAAATGTTATAGGACTTTGGCCAACATTTATTCCAAGAGATATTGTCAAACTAACTTCACATATTTTGGAGGTAAAATAA
- a CDS encoding sigma-54 interaction domain-containing protein, producing MKISDIIKKSTIAQNLNIKNNLVFPLDININQIDINKINGELIYFEDNKKIVGSISKDLVVYLQNKKIYNFLTNIMDKIEEGIIAVDENGKIFYANKNYSKILGIPLYYIIGKYIQDIEKEATIIKVLDTHKEIFKKNNYIKSLNKYVDVKILPIFIESKFKGAISIFNDITEIINLNKEVIRISSVIEEYNQKLENIKELKNSKIIGEDPKYLELITKAIIVSKTDATVLILGENGVGKDVLSNFIHSNSKRANKPFITLNCAAIPESLIESELFGYEGGSFTGAKQKGKIGKFQLADQGTIFLDEIGDMSPTMQAKLLRTLETGEIEKIGNASNIKVNVRVIAATNQNLEKKIKEGNFREDLYYRLSTITFEIPPLRERNHDIILLINNYLNYYNKKYNKNLKISSRAYSALLEYNWPGNIRELKNCIEHAVILTNNDCIYLENLPKKFQNDVIENKSITLEELLNKKEKEIILNSLINNNWNKEEVAKKLGIGERTLYRKIKKYRINCQKSQ from the coding sequence ATGAAAATATCTGATATTATAAAAAAATCAACTATAGCTCAAAATCTAAACATAAAAAATAATTTAGTTTTTCCTTTAGATATTAATATAAATCAAATTGATATTAATAAAATAAATGGAGAACTTATTTATTTTGAAGATAATAAAAAAATTGTTGGAAGTATAAGTAAAGATTTAGTAGTTTATTTACAAAATAAAAAAATATATAATTTTTTAACAAATATTATGGATAAAATTGAAGAGGGAATTATAGCAGTTGATGAAAATGGTAAGATATTTTATGCAAATAAGAATTATTCCAAAATTTTAGGAATACCTTTATACTATATTATAGGAAAATATATTCAAGATATAGAAAAAGAAGCTACTATTATAAAAGTTCTTGATACTCATAAGGAAATATTTAAAAAAAATAATTATATAAAATCTCTTAATAAATATGTTGATGTAAAAATACTACCTATATTTATTGAAAGTAAATTTAAAGGAGCTATTTCAATTTTTAATGATATTACTGAAATAATAAATTTAAATAAAGAAGTTATAAGAATTTCAAGTGTGATAGAAGAGTATAATCAAAAATTAGAAAATATTAAAGAATTAAAAAATTCTAAAATAATTGGAGAAGACCCTAAATACCTAGAACTTATCACCAAAGCAATCATTGTTTCTAAAACTGATGCAACTGTTCTTATTTTAGGAGAGAATGGAGTTGGAAAAGATGTTTTAAGTAATTTTATACATAGTAATAGTAAAAGAGCAAATAAGCCATTTATTACTTTAAATTGTGCAGCAATTCCAGAAAGTTTAATTGAAAGTGAATTATTTGGCTATGAAGGAGGTTCATTCACAGGAGCAAAACAAAAGGGAAAAATAGGGAAATTTCAATTAGCAGATCAGGGAACAATTTTTTTAGATGAAATTGGAGATATGAGTCCAACTATGCAGGCAAAGTTATTACGAACTTTGGAAACTGGCGAGATTGAAAAAATAGGGAATGCATCAAATATTAAAGTTAATGTAAGAGTTATCGCAGCTACTAATCAAAATTTAGAAAAGAAAATAAAAGAAGGAAATTTTAGAGAAGATTTATATTACAGACTAAGTACAATAACTTTTGAAATCCCTCCTTTAAGAGAAAGAAATCATGATATTATATTACTTATTAATAACTATCTTAATTATTATAATAAGAAATATAATAAAAATCTAAAAATATCAAGCAGGGCATACTCAGCTTTATTAGAATATAATTGGCCTGGAAATATAAGAGAATTAAAAAATTGTATAGAACATGCAGTTATTTTAACAAATAATGATTGTATTTATCTAGAGAATCTTCCTAAAAAATTTCAAAATGATGTTATAGAAAATAAATCCATAACACTTGAAGAACTTTTAAATAAGAAAGAAAAAGAGATTATATTAAATTCACTTATAAATAATAATTGGAATAAAGAGGAAGTAGCAAAAAAATTAGGTATTGGGGAAAGAACTCTATATAGAAAAATAAAAAAATATAGAATAAATTGTCAAAAAAGTCAATAA
- a CDS encoding DUF1353 domain-containing protein codes for MELTKLLVKDLMNGKFELFSDYVYKTKEYLIKVPKGFVTDYASIPKLLRGIVLPYGKHSGASVVHDWLYSSNCNLDISREKADKIFLEILKEEKVNFLLRTLMYTAVRKFGRSRFRNGV; via the coding sequence ATGGAACTTACAAAATTATTAGTTAAAGATTTAATGAATGGTAAATTTGAATTATTTTCTGACTATGTATATAAAACAAAGGAATATCTTATCAAAGTTCCAAAGGGTTTTGTAACAGATTATGCAAGTATACCAAAATTATTGAGAGGTATAGTTCTTCCTTATGGAAAACATAGTGGAGCAAGTGTGGTTCATGATTGGCTATATTCTTCTAATTGTAATCTAGATATAAGTAGAGAAAAGGCAGACAAGATATTTTTGGAGATATTAAAAGAGGAAAAAGTAAATTTCCTCTTAAGAACACTTATGTATACTGCAGTAAGAAAATTTGGTAGAAGCAGATTTAGAAATGGAGTTTAG
- a CDS encoding YtxH domain-containing protein, with protein sequence MGMLDDVTGKLDELKDTVADKAKEVKDTVVDKAKELKEGAEEKASELKDKAGELKDKAVDKAKELKEGAEEKASELKDKALGGVDNLINKIK encoded by the coding sequence ATGGGAATGTTAGATGATGTAACAGGAAAATTAGATGAATTAAAAGATACAGTTGCAGACAAAGCAAAAGAAGTGAAAGATACAGTTGTTGATAAGGCAAAAGAATTAAAAGAAGGTGCAGAAGAAAAAGCATCTGAACTAAAAGACAAAGCAGGGGAATTAAAAGATAAAGCAGTAGATAAAGCAAAAGAATTAAAAGAAGGTGCAGAAGAAAAAGCATCTGAATTAAAAGATAAAGCTCTTGGTGGAGTAGATAATCTTATAAATAAAATAAAATAA